A window from uncultured Desulfobacter sp. encodes these proteins:
- a CDS encoding RNA pseudouridine synthase, translated as MKEKIKIIEHGQGWICLEKPGGISVHNDPGRDIISDLQKSLGPGSTEILQPVHRLDKETSGLLLVATTQESLAGLSALFAEGKVTKRYKALVHGHFDQDQGDWDTPLTKSAGGRTDPRGRGKRVKALTRYRVLDQSIHYSLLDIELFTGRKHQIRRHAKLAGHPVVGDSRYGSPRALEFLKNQMQFESMGLHSYFLKFQDKSRTVTMELPDLPLEVARLFKVDKA; from the coding sequence ATGAAAGAGAAGATTAAAATCATAGAACACGGACAAGGCTGGATCTGTTTAGAAAAACCCGGGGGCATCAGTGTCCATAACGATCCTGGAAGGGATATCATATCGGACCTTCAAAAAAGCCTTGGACCCGGCAGCACGGAGATACTCCAACCCGTCCATCGCCTGGATAAAGAGACCTCGGGACTGCTCCTTGTGGCCACGACCCAAGAGAGCCTGGCCGGCTTATCAGCCCTTTTTGCAGAAGGGAAGGTGACAAAACGTTATAAAGCCCTGGTTCACGGCCATTTTGACCAGGACCAGGGAGACTGGGATACCCCCCTGACCAAATCCGCCGGCGGCCGAACCGATCCCCGGGGCCGGGGAAAACGAGTCAAGGCCCTGACCCGCTACAGGGTTCTGGACCAGTCCATCCATTATTCCCTTCTGGACATTGAACTGTTCACCGGCCGCAAGCACCAGATCCGGCGCCACGCCAAACTGGCTGGGCATCCGGTCGTGGGCGATTCCCGTTACGGATCGCCCAGAGCCCTTGAATTCCTAAAAAACCAAATGCAGTTTGAATCCATGGGGCTGCACTCCTATTTTCTTAAATTTCAGGATAAGAGCAGAACCGTTACCATGGAACTGCCAGACCTGCCCTTGGAAGTTGCACGACTGTTCAAAGTTGACAAAGCGTAG
- a CDS encoding nickel-dependent hydrogenase large subunit, whose amino-acid sequence MSQQAAKHTGKRLIIDPVTRIEGHLKIEVEIENNLVKNAWSSAQLFRGLEPILKGRPPEDAPLFTQRVCGVCTNTHALTSIRAIEDALKLKVPPLAVLIRELILAALVIHDHLVHFYHLHGLDWIDMAAALKADPSKAGKIVGQMSARDENPADLFIVQKKIKDFVASGQLGFLENAYFLGGNPAYRLSPEENLILAAHYFEGLRVQLELGRAMALFGGKNPHSQSLVVGGVTCYDSLNQETIDHFRSICQTTLEFTENAMMTDVLLLTKAHPEAWAYGRTSNFFDFSDFVHPETGKDPYFKAGVLWKNDFKSAASLDMNEITEHVARSWYKGDTPRTPYEGETDPAYTSYEDKDKYSWSKAPRYKGEPMETGPLARRAIAYARNETETRTILDGFMKQAGMKPNQLFSTMGRTICRVVETLMLSRKIHAWVDETENRIKSGDSTIYKAWQMPDTAQGVGTCCVTRGGLSHWIRIKDKKIENFQLVVPSTWNLGPRCAAGKIGPVEESLMGCPSPDPDRPVEILRTVHSFDPCLACAVHVIDHTR is encoded by the coding sequence ATGAGCCAGCAGGCAGCCAAACATACCGGCAAGCGACTCATTATCGACCCGGTAACCCGAATTGAAGGCCATCTAAAAATCGAAGTTGAAATTGAAAACAATCTTGTTAAAAATGCCTGGTCCAGCGCCCAGCTGTTCCGGGGGCTTGAACCCATTCTCAAAGGACGCCCCCCCGAAGATGCCCCCCTGTTTACCCAGCGGGTCTGCGGGGTCTGTACCAATACCCATGCGCTGACCAGCATACGTGCCATTGAAGATGCGCTTAAACTTAAGGTGCCGCCCCTTGCGGTTTTGATCCGTGAATTGATTCTGGCGGCGCTTGTCATCCACGATCACCTGGTTCATTTTTATCACCTGCATGGTCTGGACTGGATCGATATGGCCGCAGCGCTTAAGGCCGACCCGTCCAAGGCCGGTAAGATCGTGGGGCAGATGAGCGCCCGGGATGAAAACCCGGCGGATCTGTTTATTGTACAAAAAAAGATTAAAGATTTTGTTGCATCCGGTCAGCTTGGATTTTTGGAGAACGCCTATTTTCTGGGCGGAAACCCAGCCTACCGTTTGTCTCCCGAAGAAAACCTGATCCTGGCGGCCCACTATTTTGAGGGGCTGAGGGTTCAGCTGGAATTGGGCCGTGCCATGGCCCTGTTCGGCGGTAAAAATCCCCATTCCCAGTCCCTTGTGGTGGGCGGGGTAACCTGTTACGACAGCTTAAATCAGGAAACCATTGATCATTTTCGCAGCATCTGCCAAACCACTCTGGAATTTACGGAAAATGCCATGATGACCGATGTGCTTCTTTTGACCAAAGCCCATCCCGAAGCCTGGGCATACGGCAGAACAAGCAACTTTTTTGATTTTAGTGATTTTGTCCATCCTGAAACCGGCAAAGACCCATATTTTAAAGCCGGCGTTTTGTGGAAAAATGACTTTAAGTCCGCAGCCAGCCTGGATATGAATGAAATTACCGAGCATGTTGCCCGAAGCTGGTATAAAGGCGACACCCCCCGCACACCCTATGAGGGAGAGACGGATCCCGCCTATACCAGTTACGAAGATAAAGATAAATATTCCTGGTCCAAGGCGCCCCGCTACAAAGGTGAGCCCATGGAAACAGGTCCGTTGGCCCGTCGGGCTATTGCCTATGCCAGAAATGAGACAGAGACCCGGACAATTCTGGACGGATTCATGAAACAGGCAGGCATGAAGCCAAACCAGCTTTTTTCCACCATGGGACGGACCATCTGCCGGGTGGTGGAAACCCTTATGCTGAGTCGTAAAATACATGCGTGGGTCGATGAGACCGAAAATCGCATAAAATCCGGGGACAGCACCATTTATAAAGCATGGCAGATGCCTGATACGGCCCAGGGGGTGGGGACCTGTTGTGTAACCCGAGGGGGCTTGTCCCACTGGATTCGAATTAAAGATAAAAAAATAGAAAATTTTCAACTGGTGGTGCCCTCCACCTGGAACCTGGGTCCCCGGTGTGCTGCAGGGAAAATAGGCCCTGTGGAAGAGTCTTTGATGGGATGTCCCAGCCCGGATCCGGACCGTCCAGTGGAAATTTTAAGAACGGTTCATTCGTTTGATCCCTGTCTTGCCTGCGCGGTTCATGTGATAGACCATACCCGGTAG
- a CDS encoding hydrogenase small subunit → MNSTNRFERYKLTHGGRKIDRREFMKFCGGMAALMGMEASFIPDIAHALTTKKRPSVVYLHGAECTGCTEGLLRASEPFFDEILMNVISLDYCETVMAAAGTAAHGALAKAVNNPEGYICVIEGGIPTYHGGEYGKVGGETIFQLCASVASKAKATIAMGTCACFGGIQAAAPNPSGAKGVNEALKAVGVNAINIAGCPPHPANFVGTVLYILTKGKLPALDTWNRPVMFYGETVHDRCPRQKHFNRGEFVKSFDSPEAKQGYCLYHMGCKGPYTHNNCPNNLFNQVNWPIKAGAPCIGCSEPNFWDDYSPFYRPIIDGPKI, encoded by the coding sequence ATGAACAGCACCAATCGGTTTGAACGGTATAAACTGACCCATGGCGGCAGAAAAATTGATCGCCGTGAATTCATGAAATTTTGTGGCGGCATGGCTGCGCTCATGGGCATGGAGGCCTCCTTTATTCCGGACATTGCCCATGCCCTGACCACCAAAAAACGCCCTTCAGTTGTCTATCTGCACGGTGCGGAGTGCACCGGTTGCACCGAAGGACTGCTCAGGGCCTCTGAGCCGTTTTTCGATGAGATTCTCATGAATGTCATTTCCCTTGATTATTGCGAAACCGTTATGGCTGCGGCCGGCACGGCGGCCCACGGGGCACTGGCAAAGGCAGTGAATAATCCCGAAGGCTATATCTGTGTCATTGAAGGCGGTATCCCCACCTATCATGGCGGCGAGTACGGCAAAGTCGGCGGCGAGACCATATTTCAGCTTTGTGCCAGTGTGGCATCCAAGGCCAAGGCAACTATTGCCATGGGTACATGCGCCTGCTTTGGCGGTATCCAGGCTGCAGCCCCCAATCCGTCAGGGGCCAAAGGTGTCAATGAGGCCTTGAAAGCCGTCGGGGTTAATGCCATCAATATTGCCGGTTGTCCGCCTCACCCTGCAAATTTTGTCGGCACGGTATTGTATATTTTAACCAAGGGGAAACTGCCTGCACTTGATACCTGGAATCGACCTGTCATGTTCTACGGGGAGACTGTTCATGATCGCTGTCCCCGGCAAAAGCACTTTAATCGCGGGGAATTCGTCAAAAGTTTTGACAGTCCTGAGGCGAAACAAGGGTATTGCCTCTATCATATGGGATGCAAAGGCCCGTACACGCACAACAACTGCCCCAATAACCTGTTTAACCAAGTGAACTGGCCGATTAAGGCGGGGGCACCATGCATCGGTTGTAGTGAGCCGAATTTCTGGGATGACTATTCTCCCTTCTATCGGCCAATCATTGACGGCCCTAAAATTTAA
- a CDS encoding SWIM zinc finger family protein: protein MHYGYPKYVTVGEKRAKAEKKLKALKKKNPDIQPVVLEGQALAKNWWGKAWNNNLERYADYANRIGRGRSYVRHGAVLDLQIQPGKVSGLVMGSASTPYRVTITIKPIPPKQWQEIKNQCRGKMDSIKQLMAGKFPKALEDLFTQKGKGLFPSPKEIELDCSCPDWAVMCKHVAAVLYGIGARLDQDPGLFFILRKAKINDLVAETVQESKKELLDRSGKKSSRIIDEKDQNLSDMFGIDLGMEESPPSSPQVMTKPAGKAPAKPVKSKTGKAKPGRPKAVRAKNEPSRPSATDRENDSAKIKNTAGIETLFKRRTQRHTTVTEVIEKSDMDPQKVRNFLASLVRKGKLERVSRGVYKWARPERP, encoded by the coding sequence ATGCATTATGGGTATCCAAAATACGTGACCGTGGGTGAAAAACGGGCAAAAGCAGAAAAAAAACTTAAGGCCTTAAAAAAGAAAAACCCCGATATTCAGCCCGTGGTCCTTGAGGGCCAGGCCCTGGCGAAAAACTGGTGGGGCAAAGCCTGGAACAACAACCTGGAACGATACGCCGATTATGCAAATAGGATCGGCCGGGGCCGCAGCTATGTCCGGCACGGGGCGGTTCTGGATCTTCAAATCCAACCCGGCAAGGTCTCGGGCCTGGTCATGGGAAGCGCCAGCACACCCTACCGGGTCACCATCACCATTAAACCCATACCCCCAAAACAATGGCAGGAGATCAAAAATCAGTGCAGGGGGAAAATGGACAGCATCAAGCAACTGATGGCCGGCAAGTTTCCCAAAGCACTTGAAGACCTGTTTACCCAAAAAGGCAAAGGTCTTTTCCCCTCTCCCAAAGAGATTGAACTGGATTGCTCCTGCCCGGACTGGGCAGTCATGTGCAAACATGTCGCCGCCGTGCTGTACGGCATCGGTGCGCGCCTGGATCAGGATCCGGGCCTGTTCTTCATTTTAAGAAAGGCAAAGATCAACGATCTGGTGGCCGAAACCGTACAGGAGAGCAAAAAAGAGCTCTTGGACAGATCAGGAAAAAAATCCTCAAGAATCATTGATGAAAAAGACCAGAATCTGTCGGATATGTTCGGCATCGACCTTGGTATGGAAGAGTCCCCCCCCTCATCACCACAGGTGATGACAAAACCTGCCGGTAAAGCACCCGCCAAACCCGTAAAGTCAAAAACAGGGAAAGCAAAACCAGGCCGGCCAAAAGCTGTAAGGGCCAAGAACGAGCCCTCCAGACCATCCGCGACGGATAGGGAAAACGATTCCGCTAAAATCAAAAATACCGCAGGCATTGAAACCCTGTTTAAGCGACGAACACAACGCCATACCACGGTCACCGAAGTCATTGAAAAATCAGACATGGACCCGCAAAAAGTTAGAAATTTCCTGGCCAGTCTTGTAAGAAAAGGCAAACTGGAGAGGGTATCAAGGGGCGTTTACAAATGGGCCCGGCCGGAAAGACCTTAG
- a CDS encoding DEAD/DEAH box helicase, which yields MTDKTKEQPVISVMPDQTLVLEWEPVTGTSQSDQIQRLEEIAQTVETSKGDWLYDLGFKQFPLEFSASFDYFLRFSSCFVRELLKTAELETLRQDALIEVPPGLVGDFISACPLMAGSEYVTADMLEGLWQGFNETFSRDIKKFKGPVSDYFREKNPDLHPAGRVFFHLVENKNSDLPFAFMATYSAGMGANGKPKHLPLKHAIETHGDDELLTLLSTVYKAAEQSRIVADLIESGELFHPLAWDGDEAFAFLKEIPDYEACGVLCRIPDWWKQTSAPPKVTISLGDKKPSLAGLDAILDFKVSVELGQLELSRQEVEAILEETQGLAFIKNKWVAVDPEKLRQALKACDSIEDLAASGMTLGDAMRARLNPEKMLGLDGDEQVDVSISNGTWLTSVLEKMTHPEQVDPVVPGKGFKATLRPYQAKGVDWLNFLASYGFGACLADDMGLGKTVQILAWLSTFPSNAKRPASLLVVPASLISNWQSEINRFLPGLKVCVAHPGFASSNSQPDKAPKNKKFKLTKTQLNRMDLVITSYTLVKKYDWLAAYTWHSLILDEAQAIKNPGTQQTRAIKALPAAQRVIMTGTPVENRLSDLWSLFDFLNPGLLGNKTEFSNFAKTLQDDPNGYAILRQMIFPYILRRLKTDKTVIKDLPDKVEMKVFADLSPKQVVLYKKSVTDLKRAIETTEGIQRKGLVLSFLLRFKQLCNHPDQITGSGDFKAIHSGKFARLGSICETVYEKRERVLVFTQFKEMTEPLRAFLENIFHHPGLVLHGSVPVAKRKKLIQTFQDNAYCPFMVLSLKAGGVGLNLTRANHVVHFDRWWNPAVENQATDRAFRIGQTKKVLVHKFVTRGTIEEKIDRMISEKQALADQVVTPSAEGMITEMNDQDLLDLFRLSLPE from the coding sequence TTGACAGACAAAACCAAAGAACAACCGGTGATTTCGGTCATGCCGGATCAGACATTGGTGCTTGAATGGGAACCGGTAACAGGCACAAGCCAATCGGACCAGATACAGCGCTTGGAGGAAATTGCCCAAACAGTTGAAACTTCAAAAGGCGACTGGCTCTATGACCTGGGGTTTAAACAATTCCCGTTAGAATTTTCAGCCTCTTTTGACTATTTCCTTCGGTTTTCCAGCTGTTTTGTCCGGGAGTTGTTAAAAACCGCTGAACTTGAAACCTTGCGGCAGGACGCTCTCATAGAGGTACCGCCGGGGCTTGTCGGCGATTTTATTTCAGCCTGTCCCCTGATGGCCGGGTCTGAATATGTTACGGCAGATATGCTTGAGGGGTTGTGGCAGGGGTTCAATGAGACCTTTTCCCGTGATATCAAAAAATTCAAGGGGCCTGTCAGCGACTATTTCCGGGAAAAGAATCCCGATCTTCACCCGGCAGGCCGGGTGTTTTTCCATCTGGTGGAAAATAAAAATTCCGATCTTCCCTTTGCCTTCATGGCCACCTATTCCGCAGGCATGGGGGCCAATGGAAAGCCTAAGCACCTGCCCCTGAAACATGCCATTGAAACCCATGGCGATGATGAACTTCTGACTCTTTTATCCACGGTGTACAAAGCAGCGGAACAAAGCCGGATCGTGGCGGATCTCATTGAATCCGGCGAATTGTTTCACCCCCTGGCCTGGGATGGAGATGAGGCGTTTGCCTTTCTAAAGGAGATCCCGGATTATGAAGCCTGCGGGGTACTCTGCCGGATTCCTGACTGGTGGAAGCAAACCTCCGCCCCACCCAAGGTGACCATCTCCCTGGGAGATAAAAAGCCATCCCTGGCCGGGCTGGATGCCATACTTGATTTTAAGGTCAGTGTAGAATTGGGCCAGCTGGAATTGTCCAGACAGGAAGTCGAAGCCATTCTCGAAGAGACCCAGGGCCTGGCCTTTATCAAAAACAAATGGGTGGCCGTAGATCCGGAAAAGCTCAGACAGGCCCTGAAAGCCTGCGATAGCATTGAGGACCTGGCCGCCTCGGGCATGACTCTGGGCGATGCCATGCGGGCCCGGCTGAATCCGGAAAAGATGCTTGGCCTGGACGGTGACGAACAGGTGGATGTCAGCATATCCAACGGCACATGGCTGACATCCGTACTGGAAAAAATGACCCACCCGGAACAGGTGGATCCGGTGGTGCCGGGCAAAGGCTTCAAGGCCACATTGCGGCCCTACCAGGCAAAAGGTGTAGACTGGCTGAACTTTCTGGCCTCATACGGATTCGGGGCCTGCCTGGCCGATGATATGGGGCTGGGAAAAACCGTCCAGATCCTGGCATGGCTGAGCACCTTTCCGTCAAACGCCAAACGCCCGGCATCGCTACTGGTGGTGCCGGCTTCCCTGATTTCAAACTGGCAGTCGGAAATCAACCGTTTTTTGCCCGGCCTTAAAGTCTGTGTGGCCCACCCAGGGTTTGCATCATCGAATTCACAACCCGACAAGGCCCCAAAAAATAAAAAATTCAAGCTCACCAAAACCCAGCTGAACCGAATGGATCTGGTCATCACCAGCTACACCCTGGTAAAAAAATACGACTGGCTTGCCGCCTACACCTGGCACAGCCTGATCCTGGACGAGGCCCAGGCCATTAAAAATCCAGGCACCCAGCAGACCCGGGCCATCAAAGCATTGCCTGCCGCCCAGCGGGTTATCATGACCGGCACACCTGTGGAGAACCGGCTGTCGGACCTGTGGTCTTTGTTTGATTTTCTAAATCCCGGGCTTTTGGGCAATAAAACAGAATTTTCCAACTTTGCCAAAACCCTGCAAGACGATCCCAACGGATATGCCATATTGAGGCAAATGATCTTTCCTTACATCCTGCGCCGCCTGAAAACCGATAAGACCGTGATCAAAGATTTGCCGGACAAGGTGGAAATGAAGGTCTTTGCAGATTTAAGCCCCAAACAGGTGGTACTGTACAAAAAATCGGTCACGGATCTGAAACGGGCCATTGAGACCACCGAGGGCATCCAGCGCAAAGGCCTGGTGCTCTCTTTTCTGCTCCGGTTCAAGCAATTGTGCAACCACCCGGATCAGATCACAGGGTCCGGGGATTTCAAGGCCATCCACAGCGGGAAATTTGCACGTCTGGGCAGTATCTGCGAAACCGTTTATGAAAAACGGGAACGGGTGCTCGTATTCACCCAATTTAAAGAGATGACAGAGCCGTTGCGGGCCTTTCTTGAAAACATTTTCCACCACCCGGGACTTGTGCTTCACGGATCTGTCCCTGTTGCAAAACGCAAAAAACTGATACAAACATTCCAGGACAATGCCTATTGCCCCTTTATGGTGCTGTCGTTAAAGGCCGGGGGCGTGGGCCTGAACCTGACCCGGGCCAACCATGTGGTCCATTTTGACAGATGGTGGAACCCGGCCGTGGAAAACCAGGCCACAGACCGAGCGTTTCGCATCGGGCAGACCAAAAAAGTGCTGGTGCATAAATTTGTCACCCGGGGCACCATTGAGGAAAAGATTGATCGGATGATCAGTGAAAAACAGGCCCTGGCCGACCAGGTGGTCACGCCTTCCGCCGAAGGCATGATCACGGAAATGAATGACCAAGATCTGCTTGATCTGTTCCGGCTTTCCCTGCCGGAATAA
- a CDS encoding cytochrome c3 family protein: MVHKRSMFATVMVVATILATTALAYEVNEVFILERPDGNTELNRWIGPVKFPHGKHTMYLACLECHHKDSAKELGKFVACRQCHTDEDPTYENGFYRAWHSNGPPSCL; this comes from the coding sequence ATGGTTCACAAACGTTCTATGTTTGCCACGGTGATGGTTGTTGCGACAATTCTGGCAACAACGGCCCTGGCCTATGAAGTCAACGAGGTCTTCATTTTGGAACGTCCCGACGGAAACACCGAGCTCAACCGGTGGATCGGTCCGGTGAAGTTCCCCCATGGAAAGCACACCATGTATTTGGCGTGTCTGGAATGTCATCACAAAGATTCTGCCAAGGAACTGGGTAAATTCGTCGCCTGTAGACAATGTCATACCGATGAGGATCCAACTTACGAGAATGGGTTCTATCGGGCCTGGCATTCCAACGGGCCGCCCAGTTGTCTATGA
- a CDS encoding YitT family protein: MIVIWAIEFIDHWPQKKEYYLAQRKLREAVKQKLKSPGWQKLLRISNQQLAITIGAALNAFGYVLFQMPYNLAAGGVSGLGIIVNHLTGFSPGLFYFTANIPLFVLGFFTLGRWRFIFNSTLAVIVFSGATEYLIVHMPTVFSQFPITENKLLATIYSGLLVGIGTGIIYRFGGTIGGTSIISRIIYNKTGFPMSQSGLYVDVIIIAIAGFVFSWETSLLAFLAILIAGMSADFALEGTSQMRTLMIISKNPEPLRYAIINQLKRSVTMWQGTGGYSGEARTLLYLTVLRSRVYDVKYIINRIDPDAFMVVGVSQQTWGGYTLKKKKAKP; encoded by the coding sequence TTGATTGTTATTTGGGCTATTGAATTTATTGACCATTGGCCCCAGAAAAAGGAGTACTACTTGGCACAGAGAAAACTAAGAGAAGCAGTGAAACAAAAACTTAAATCCCCCGGTTGGCAAAAACTTCTGCGCATTTCAAACCAGCAGCTGGCCATCACCATAGGCGCGGCGCTCAACGCCTTTGGCTATGTATTATTTCAAATGCCATACAACCTGGCCGCAGGCGGGGTTTCCGGGTTGGGTATTATTGTAAATCATCTGACCGGATTTTCCCCGGGGTTGTTCTATTTTACGGCAAACATCCCATTATTTGTCCTTGGCTTTTTCACTTTGGGCAGGTGGCGGTTCATATTTAATTCCACATTGGCCGTTATCGTGTTTTCCGGTGCCACGGAATATCTTATTGTTCACATGCCAACGGTGTTCTCTCAATTTCCCATCACAGAGAATAAACTTCTGGCGACCATTTACAGCGGACTGCTCGTTGGGATCGGGACGGGTATTATCTACCGTTTCGGGGGCACCATCGGCGGGACATCAATCATTTCCCGGATCATTTACAATAAAACAGGGTTTCCCATGTCCCAGTCTGGCCTGTATGTGGATGTTATCATTATTGCCATTGCAGGATTTGTGTTCAGCTGGGAGACTTCCCTGCTGGCCTTTCTTGCGATTCTCATTGCAGGCATGAGTGCGGATTTTGCCTTGGAAGGCACCAGTCAGATGCGAACACTCATGATCATCAGTAAAAATCCAGAACCTTTGCGATATGCCATTATCAACCAATTAAAGCGCAGTGTAACCATGTGGCAGGGCACAGGCGGGTATTCCGGCGAAGCGCGTACCCTCTTATATCTCACCGTGCTGCGCTCCCGGGTGTATGATGTAAAGTACATCATCAATCGCATTGATCCCGATGCATTCATGGTGGTTGGGGTCTCCCAACAAACCTGGGGGGGATATACCTTGAAAAAGAAAAAAGCTAAACCTTAA
- a CDS encoding methyl-accepting chemotaxis protein → MFDSLAIGDNDAVRKEFVRMSEKLKGLEIYVYDFEGTVFFSTDIDKVDTRIAGFMSPEAGSEIERQLEIGKSSGLFFRMQMDDQPYRVTSSPILNRNRCFHCHGSQRKIVGGITVLSSAASIENAVNQGKRQSIFVGVAGLVVAMLFVFLFFRIFVNKKIEIIMDVARSLQNKDFTRTFEAKGGDEISQILFQINDVTHDLGQAIRQINENSKLIFDAANELNDISVNLSETSTGAADPATAASAAVEQLSATNKAIAASMEQASMSLNTIASAMEEMGATVNEIAKSAGQSNQITNEVVSDFESIVVQAEQLAEQARDVDVVTDEIQAIAEQVSLLALNAKIEAARAGETGKGFAVVAQEISDLADETGKSATQANEKLQGIKEFSARISKKISSLSESVDESGQAIAGISAAVEQQNAATGEIIKSITQITEEILDVNSNIGQSALATEEITKELAVTQEGAQDVQADSLKLTKNAGVLSDLAQNFIEIIRVFKV, encoded by the coding sequence ATGTTTGATTCTCTGGCCATCGGCGACAATGATGCGGTTCGAAAAGAATTTGTCCGGATGAGTGAAAAACTCAAAGGCCTTGAGATCTATGTGTATGATTTTGAGGGAACCGTCTTTTTCAGCACGGACATTGATAAAGTTGACACCCGCATCGCAGGGTTTATGAGCCCGGAGGCAGGCAGCGAGATTGAGCGGCAGCTTGAAATCGGCAAAAGCTCAGGGCTTTTTTTCCGCATGCAGATGGACGATCAGCCTTACCGAGTGACAAGCAGTCCGATATTAAACAGAAATCGGTGCTTTCACTGCCATGGCAGCCAACGTAAGATCGTTGGCGGCATCACGGTCTTGTCTTCTGCAGCCTCCATCGAAAATGCCGTGAATCAAGGTAAAAGACAGAGCATTTTTGTGGGGGTCGCAGGGCTTGTTGTGGCCATGCTTTTTGTCTTTCTTTTTTTTCGTATTTTTGTAAATAAAAAAATAGAAATCATTATGGATGTGGCCAGAAGTTTACAAAATAAAGATTTTACCCGTACATTTGAAGCCAAAGGCGGCGATGAGATCAGTCAGATTCTATTTCAGATCAATGACGTTACCCATGATCTTGGACAAGCCATCCGGCAGATCAATGAAAATTCCAAATTGATTTTTGACGCTGCAAACGAACTCAACGACATTTCGGTCAATCTTAGCGAAACCAGCACCGGCGCAGCAGATCCGGCCACGGCGGCATCGGCTGCCGTTGAGCAGTTAAGCGCCACCAACAAGGCCATTGCAGCCTCCATGGAGCAGGCCTCAATGTCATTGAATACCATTGCCTCTGCCATGGAAGAGATGGGGGCCACAGTCAATGAAATTGCCAAGAGTGCAGGGCAGTCCAATCAGATCACAAATGAGGTGGTCAGCGATTTTGAGTCCATTGTCGTGCAGGCGGAGCAACTGGCCGAACAGGCCCGGGATGTGGATGTGGTGACCGATGAAATTCAGGCCATCGCCGAGCAGGTGAGCCTGCTGGCATTAAATGCAAAAATCGAGGCTGCCCGGGCAGGGGAGACCGGAAAAGGGTTTGCTGTTGTGGCCCAAGAAATTTCAGATCTTGCCGATGAAACCGGTAAATCCGCCACCCAGGCCAATGAAAAATTACAGGGGATTAAGGAATTTTCAGCTCGGATTTCGAAAAAAATAAGCAGCCTCTCTGAAAGTGTGGATGAATCCGGCCAGGCCATTGCCGGGATTTCCGCTGCGGTGGAACAGCAGAACGCCGCCACCGGGGAGATTATAAAAAGTATTACCCAGATCACCGAAGAGATTCTTGACGTTAACAGCAACATTGGGCAAAGCGCCCTGGCCACCGAGGAAATTACCAAAGAACTGGCTGTTACACAGGAGGGCGCCCAGGATGTCCAGGCCGACAGCCTCAAATTGACAAAGAACGCTGGCGTCCTGTCTGATTTAGCCCAGAACTTTATTGAAATCATCCGGGTCTTTAAGGTTTAG